A window of Dickeya zeae NCPPB 2538 contains these coding sequences:
- the diaA gene encoding DnaA initiator-associating protein DiaA, translating to MLERIKVCFTESIQTQIAAAEALPDAISRAALAMVQSLLNGNKILCCGNGTSAANAQHFAASMINRFETERPSLPAIALNADNVVLTAIANDRLHEEVYAKQVRALGQAGDVLLAISTRGNSRDIVKAVEAAVTRDMTIVALTGYDGGELAGLLGQQDVEIRIPSHRSARIQEMHMLTVNCLCDLIDNTLFPHQND from the coding sequence GTGCTGGAGAGAATTAAAGTCTGTTTCACGGAAAGCATTCAAACCCAGATTGCTGCGGCAGAAGCACTGCCGGACGCCATTTCGCGCGCAGCGCTGGCCATGGTGCAATCACTGCTCAATGGCAACAAAATCCTGTGCTGTGGTAACGGCACCTCTGCCGCCAACGCACAGCATTTTGCCGCCAGTATGATTAATCGTTTTGAAACCGAACGGCCTAGTCTGCCTGCGATTGCACTTAATGCTGATAACGTGGTCTTAACCGCTATCGCCAACGATCGCTTGCATGAAGAGGTCTATGCCAAGCAGGTACGGGCGCTGGGTCAGGCTGGCGATGTCTTGCTGGCGATATCTACACGCGGCAACAGCCGCGATATCGTCAAAGCGGTAGAAGCCGCCGTTACGCGTGACATGACTATTGTAGCGCTGACCGGCTACGATGGTGGTGAGCTGGCGGGTTTACTGGGGCAGCAGGATGTGGAAATTCGTATCCCGTCGCACCGTAGCGCCCGTATTCAGGAAATGCATATGCTAACGGTCAATTGTTTGTGCGATTTGATTGATAACACGCTTTTTCCACACCAGAACGATTAA